From the genome of Triticum aestivum cultivar Chinese Spring chromosome 3B, IWGSC CS RefSeq v2.1, whole genome shotgun sequence, one region includes:
- the LOC123067612 gene encoding uncharacterized protein, with protein sequence MGSFQKDAPFQASHASFKRGARVADDDEEDEEKTPADDLGAARATPFGRRSRAGSSVTDMSSNASIIYGKSARQDRFGSEGFWCGAFCMHLPGLSRRRPTMQQQQSMSLSEPDAPASTARPDQPTRSGVVSKAASMERFGHSSSSSGMVFGGRVDAEEDDQEVSAYFDLPLELLRSSSVDMESPVTAAFVFDSSRGRGKSMLPDLDFSFPAPPAFSSPSPSSPRA encoded by the coding sequence ATGGGTTCTTTCCAAAAAGACGCTCCATTCCAGGCCTCCCACGCGTCCTTCAAGAGAGGAGCTCGTGTGgcagacgatgatgaggaggacgaggagaagacTCCTGCGGACGATCTCGGCGCGGCCAGGGCCACGCCGTTCGGCCGGCGATCGCGCGCGGGCTCGTCGGTCACCGACATGTCAAGCAACGCGTCCATCATCTACGGGAAGTCGGCGCGGCAGGACAGGTTCGGCAGCGAGGGCTTCTGGTGCGGCGCTTTCTGCATGCACCTGCCCGGCCTGTCCAGGCGGCGGCCGACCATGCAGCAGCAGCAGTCCATGAGCCTGAGCGAGCCAGACGCCCCGGCGAGCACGGCCCGGCCTGACCAGCCTACCCGGAGCGGCGTGGTGTCCAAGGCGGCCTCCATGGAGAGGTTCGGCCACAGCTCGTCGTCCTCCGGCATGGTGTTCGGCGGCCGCGTGGACGCGGAGGAGGACGATCAGGAGGTGTCGGCGTACTTCGACCTGCCGCTGGAGCTGCTCCGGAGCAGCAGCGTCGACATGGAGTCGCCCGTCACGGCGGCGTTCGTCTTCGACAGCAGCCGGGGCCGGGGCAAGAGCATGCTGCCGGACCTCGACTTTAGCTTCCCGGCGCCGCCTGCTTTCTCCAGTCCCTCTCCATCGTCGCCACGGGCCTGA